Proteins encoded together in one Manis pentadactyla isolate mManPen7 chromosome 6, mManPen7.hap1, whole genome shotgun sequence window:
- the CDCA7 gene encoding cell division cycle-associated protein 7 isoform X1 gives MDARRVLQRDRQVKNLKKFRYVKLISMETSSSSDDSCDSFASDNFANTKPKFRSDISEELANVFYEDSDNESFCGFSESEVQDVLDHCGFLQKPRPDITNELASILHADSDDESFCGFSESEIQDGMRLQSEHTGCRTRSQCRRAGPLRVAMKFPARNTRGAANQRAATPEPSQNSGTDSNSDSEDENGMNFLEKRALNIKQNKAMLAKLMSELESFPGSFPGRRSLPGSRSQSKIPRGRTFPGGASRRNPDRRARPLTRSRSRVLGSLSALPEEEEEEEEEDKFMLVRKRKAVDGCVNEGDMRRSRRPGSMSLPHVIRPVGEITEEELENICNNSREKIYNRSLGSTCHQCRQKTIDTKTNCRNPECWGVRGQFCGPCLRNRYGEEVKDALLDPNWHCPPCRRICNCSFCRQRDGRCATGVLVYLAKYHGFGNVHAYLKSLKQEFEMQA, from the exons ATGGACGctcgccgcgtgctg CAAAGGGATCGCCAAGTAAAGAACTTAAAGAAATTCAGATACGTGAAGCTGATTTCCATGGAAACCTCGTCATCCTCTGATGACAGTTGTGACAGCTTTGCTTCTGATAATTTTGCAAACACA aaacCTAAATTCAGGTCAGATATCAGTGAAGAACTGGCAAATGTTTTTTATGAGGACTCTGATAATGAATCTTTCTGCGGCTTTTCAGAAAGTGAGGTGCAAGATGTGTTAGACCATTGTGGATTTTTACAGAAACCAAGGCCAGATATCACTAACGAACTGGCCAGTATTTTGCATGCCGACTCTGATGATGAATCGTTTTGCGGTTTCTCAGAGAGTGAGATACAAGATGGAATG AGGCTGCAGTCCGAGCACACTGGCTGTCGGACCCGCAGTCAGTGCCGGCGGGCCGGCCCACTCCGGGTGGCCATGAAGTTTCCGGCTCGAAACACCAGGGGTGCAGCCAACCAAAGAGCAGCAACTCCCGAGCCCTCACAGAATTCAGGGACCGATTCTAATTCTGATTCAGAAGATGAAAATGGCATGAATTTTTTGGAGAAAAGGGCtttaaatataaagcaaaacaaagcaatg CTTGCAAAACTAATGTCAGAATTAGAAAGCTTCCCTGGCTCATTCCCTGGAAGGCGTTCCCTACCAGGCTCCCGTTCA caATCAAAGATACCCAGAGGGCGCACATTCCCAGGTGGTGCTTCCAGGAGAAACCCTGACCGGAGAGCTCGACCTCTTACCAGGTCACGGTCCCGGGTGCTTGGGTCCCTTAGCGCCCTAcctgaagaggaggaggaagaggaggaggaagataagTTCATGTTGGTGAGAAAGAGGAAGGCCGTGGATGGCTGTGTGAAC GAAGGTGACATGCGCAGAAGTCGTCGCCCCGGATCCATGAGCCTCCCACATGTAATTCGCCCGGTGGGCGAAATTACAGAGGAAGAGCTGGAGAACATCTGCAACAACTCTAGAGAGAAGATATATAACCGTTCATTG GGATCCACTTGTCATCAGTGCCGCCAGAAAACAATCGATACCAAAACAAACTGCAGAAACCCAGAGTGCTGGGGTGTTCGAGGCCAGTTCTGTGGTCCCTGCCTTCGGAACCGTTACGGTGAAGAGGTCAAGGATGCTCTGCTAGATCCA AACTGGCATTGCCCACCTTGTCGTAGAATCTGTAACTGCAGTTTCTGTCGACAGCGAGATGGGCGGTGTGCAACTGGGGTCCTTGTGTATTTAGCCAAATACCATGGCTTTGGGAATGTACATGCTTACTTGAAAAg tCTAAAACAGGAATTTGAAATGCAAGCATAG
- the CDCA7 gene encoding cell division cycle-associated protein 7 isoform X2, giving the protein MDARRVLQRDRQVKNLKKFRYVKLISMETSSSSDDSCDSFASDNFANTRLQSEHTGCRTRSQCRRAGPLRVAMKFPARNTRGAANQRAATPEPSQNSGTDSNSDSEDENGMNFLEKRALNIKQNKAMLAKLMSELESFPGSFPGRRSLPGSRSQSKIPRGRTFPGGASRRNPDRRARPLTRSRSRVLGSLSALPEEEEEEEEEDKFMLVRKRKAVDGCVNEGDMRRSRRPGSMSLPHVIRPVGEITEEELENICNNSREKIYNRSLGSTCHQCRQKTIDTKTNCRNPECWGVRGQFCGPCLRNRYGEEVKDALLDPNWHCPPCRRICNCSFCRQRDGRCATGVLVYLAKYHGFGNVHAYLKSLKQEFEMQA; this is encoded by the exons ATGGACGctcgccgcgtgctg CAAAGGGATCGCCAAGTAAAGAACTTAAAGAAATTCAGATACGTGAAGCTGATTTCCATGGAAACCTCGTCATCCTCTGATGACAGTTGTGACAGCTTTGCTTCTGATAATTTTGCAAACACA AGGCTGCAGTCCGAGCACACTGGCTGTCGGACCCGCAGTCAGTGCCGGCGGGCCGGCCCACTCCGGGTGGCCATGAAGTTTCCGGCTCGAAACACCAGGGGTGCAGCCAACCAAAGAGCAGCAACTCCCGAGCCCTCACAGAATTCAGGGACCGATTCTAATTCTGATTCAGAAGATGAAAATGGCATGAATTTTTTGGAGAAAAGGGCtttaaatataaagcaaaacaaagcaatg CTTGCAAAACTAATGTCAGAATTAGAAAGCTTCCCTGGCTCATTCCCTGGAAGGCGTTCCCTACCAGGCTCCCGTTCA caATCAAAGATACCCAGAGGGCGCACATTCCCAGGTGGTGCTTCCAGGAGAAACCCTGACCGGAGAGCTCGACCTCTTACCAGGTCACGGTCCCGGGTGCTTGGGTCCCTTAGCGCCCTAcctgaagaggaggaggaagaggaggaggaagataagTTCATGTTGGTGAGAAAGAGGAAGGCCGTGGATGGCTGTGTGAAC GAAGGTGACATGCGCAGAAGTCGTCGCCCCGGATCCATGAGCCTCCCACATGTAATTCGCCCGGTGGGCGAAATTACAGAGGAAGAGCTGGAGAACATCTGCAACAACTCTAGAGAGAAGATATATAACCGTTCATTG GGATCCACTTGTCATCAGTGCCGCCAGAAAACAATCGATACCAAAACAAACTGCAGAAACCCAGAGTGCTGGGGTGTTCGAGGCCAGTTCTGTGGTCCCTGCCTTCGGAACCGTTACGGTGAAGAGGTCAAGGATGCTCTGCTAGATCCA AACTGGCATTGCCCACCTTGTCGTAGAATCTGTAACTGCAGTTTCTGTCGACAGCGAGATGGGCGGTGTGCAACTGGGGTCCTTGTGTATTTAGCCAAATACCATGGCTTTGGGAATGTACATGCTTACTTGAAAAg tCTAAAACAGGAATTTGAAATGCAAGCATAG